The Deinococcus carri genomic sequence AGGAGAGCTGCACCTGGAGGAAGTAGGAAGTCCAGGTGCAGCTCTCTTTGCCCACCCGGTGATCGCCCTCAGGATTTTCGTTGGTTGCGAGGGGCCTGCCTCAGTTTCTCCTGACCCTCGACCAGGTGCCAGTGCAGCCGACCTTCACCCGGATCCGGCTGGTACCCGAGGCGCTCCGAGATGACGTGGGTGGCGGCCAGGAGTTCTTGCAGCCAGAGACTCTTATGCCGCTCGAAGCGGGGTGTTGCCGCTGCGATGGTCACCGCTGCGATGATCTCACCGTTGGCATTGTAAATCGGTGCACCGATGGCGGAGCGGCCGGAGTTCGATTCCTCAATGTCGAGGCCATAACCACGCTCACGGATCCGGGCGAGTTCGGATTGCAACTCGTCCAGCGAGACGATGGTGTTGGGGGTGAACGCCTGCATGCGCGCGCAGACCCGGCGCACCTCCTCCTGGGAACGGCTGGCGAGGAAGACCTTACCGGAGGCAGAGGCGTACGCGGGCAGCACGTCACCTACCCTGACCAGTGGAGGATCTCCATCCCCCTCCACGAGGTCAATGCAAATGGCGTGACCACCGTCAAAGGCCATCAGGTGCAGCGGCTCCTGAAGCAGGACTGCAAGCCGTTCCATCTCTTCATGGGCGACCAGACGCCAGGGTGTCTGGGCCATCAGAACGGCATGCAGCGGCACGATCATGAACCCCAACCGGTAACGTCCGGTGACCATCCGGTGAACCAGACCAATTTGCGTCAGTGTGGTCAGGGCATCATGGGCGCTGGTCTTGGGGATACTCAGCTTCCTTGC encodes the following:
- a CDS encoding IclR family transcriptional regulator, with translation MLSTLEKAGRVLRLFTAHNPEWGVSEVARKLSIPKTSAHDALTTLTQIGLVHRMVTGRYRLGFMIVPLHAVLMAQTPWRLVAHEEMERLAVLLQEPLHLMAFDGGHAICIDLVEGDGDPPLVRVGDVLPAYASASGKVFLASRSQEEVRRVCARMQAFTPNTIVSLDELQSELARIRERGYGLDIEESNSGRSAIGAPIYNANGEIIAAVTIAAATPRFERHKSLWLQELLAATHVISERLGYQPDPGEGRLHWHLVEGQEKLRQAPRNQRKS